GAGGAGCACCGCCGACAGCACCACGTCGTGGGCGCCTCGTGGCACGGGGGCCTTCCAGGTCAACAGCCCGATAGCGCATCCGAGGGCGATGCCCAGGAGCCCGATCAGCATCTCGGCCCCTCGCCGCGGCTCCGCATCAGGAGCCGCTGAGGACGGCGCGGAGAGCGGTGGCGAACGCGTCCGGGTCGCCCTCCATGCTGGCGTCGAGGAACGCCGCGTGCCCACCGGGGAAGACCACCGGCTCAACGCCGAGGAGGGCGGCGATCGCCCGACCGGCGCGGTGCGCCAGCTGGCCCTCGGACCCGGCCCCCACCCCGATGACGAGCTGGGCCGGCGCGGCGCGCAGGGCGTCCAGGTCGGGCTCGTACGAGGTGCAGGTCACGAGGTTCTGGCTGAGCAGCACGTCCTCGCGGTGGCCGTCGTCCTCGACGGGCAGTCCGAAGGCCTGCGGGTCGGGCGCGGGGCCGGGCTCGTCCGGGAGCTCTCCCTCCCACGCGGTCAGCGCGATGAACCGGGCCATCGCCGGGCCGAAACCCTCCGCGGCATAGGAGGACCGGATGGCGTCGACGGCTGCTCGGGCCGCCTGTCGGTCTGGCAGGACTCCGGTCAGTGGCGGCTCGTGCGCCACCACGGTCACCACGTCCTCCGGGTGGGCCGTCAGCAGGGCGAGGGCGTTGACGGCCCCGCCGCTGCTGGCGAACAGGTCGACGGGACCCGCGCCGACCGCCTCGATCACCAGGTGCAGGTCCTCCCCGTGCTGCTCGGGGGTGGACTCCGGCGCCGGGTCGCTGCGGGTGCTGCGGGCCGCGCCCCGCGGGTCGTAGGTGATCACGGTGCGATCAGAGAACCGGCTCGCGAGAGGCCCGAACCACTGTGCGTCCATGGGCGACCCGATGATGAACAGCGCCGGACCGGCGCCGGCGCCCCGCACGTCGTAGTGCAGCACCGCCCCCTCCACGTCGAGGGTGTGGCTCGTTGCCGCAGTCGCTTCGTCGTCGGTCTGCATCCTCGGACGCTACCGGGGCTGATCCGTCACGAACAGGGGAGGGCGGGGCCGTCACATGTCGCACTCGCAGACGTGGTTGAACTCGACAACCTGCTCGCCCTGGTCGGCGCGGGCCCACGCCTCGGCCTCGGCGTGGTCGCAGAACGAACGGCCGGCGAGGCGCCCGTTCGCCAGCAGGACGCCGACCTCGATGTCCTCGCGGGGATCCGCCGCGTCGAGCGTCGTGGGCGAGGGTGCTGTGGACATCGGTGCCTCCCGGCGGGTGACGCGTGAGCGCTGTCACCTTGCTCAACGATGGCGCGGCCGCGTCTATTCGACGACTGCGACGACCATCCGCGGGCCCGAGCCAGCCGGCGCCGCAGGGGTCAGGCGCGGTTCCGGACCGCGTAGCGCACGTAGATCGCGCCGTTGTCGAACCGTCGGTGGTCCAGCAGGTCGAGGTCGAGTCGTGATCCTCGGGGCAGTCCTGGCTTGCCGCCGCCCACGACGACCGGCAGGAGCAGCAGCACGCACTCGTCGACCAGGCCGTGCCGGAATGCCTCTGCCGCGATCGCGGCGCCTCCGATGCTCAGGTCCGAGCCGGAGGCCTCCTTGAGCTGTCGCACCGCCTCGGGCTCGAACGTCCGCTCGAGCGTCGTGCGCGCCGTCGAGACGTCGTCGAGCGACGTGGAATAGACGATCTTGTCGGCGTCACGCCAGATGTCCGCGTACTCGCGGATCACCGGGGGCTCGTCCGTCAACCAGTCGTCGGTCTCCCAGACGCGCATCGTCTCGTACATGCGCCGCCCGTAGAGCGATGTGCCGATGTTCCGCTCGTGCTCGTTCCAGAAGGCGTGCATGTCCTGGTCAGGCACGGACCAGTCGAACGAGCCAGTCTCGTCCTCCAGGAATCCGTCGAGCGAGAGGTTGGCCGCGTAGATCAGCTTGCCCATGGTGCCCTCCATCCGGACGAGAGCTACAGCGTGCAGCGTCGCGTCGACGCGGGCAACAGCATCAGCGGGTGGCGGCCGTGACGGCGGCGACGATGTCGTCGGGCAGCGGGGTGGACAGCACCCAGCGGCGACCGTCGCGCAGCTCCACCTGCACCGCGGGGCCCCCGACGAGGAGCCCCCAGCTGCGCTCGCCCAGGCGCCGCAGCCCCATGCCGTCCTGGATGCCGCCGCGCGGGTCGACGGGCCGGACGTCGGCGATGTCCTCCGCGGCGAGCCGCAGCCGCACCCACGGGGCCCAGCGTGCGCGGATGCCGTCGCGCCCGGCCTGCACGTCCACGCGCATCCGGGCGATGGGCAGGAACACCAGCGCGAGGAACGCGGTGACAGCCCCTCCCTCAATCCACGTCTGGGTCAGCGCCGCTGGCAGCCACACCATGGCGAGCGTCCCCGTGAACAGCCACTGGAGCCCGGTGCGCCAGGCGTTGCTGAGCCTTGCAGTGGTGCGCACGGTCTCGGGCGGCACGTCGCTCCCCTCCGTCGAATGAGCCACCAACCTAGGTGGGCTGTGGTGACGAGCGGGGGGTCTCGCCGCAGGTCGTGGAATCCTCATGACGCGGGCGCGGCGTGGCGCCGTGCTGGACGTCCGTCCACGCCGATTCAGCCCCGCATTTGGGTGCATATGCCGCACTCCGGATGCGGGCCCCCCAGGGCGCGGATAGAAGTCCCTCTGTGTCTCTTGCCCTCGCGCCCCCCGCGTCGCCGCCTCGCCGCGCGCCGAAATCGGCTCCGCGACTGCGGGTCCTGGACCTGCTCAGGCTCGTCGCGGCGGCCGCTGTGGTGCTCTTCCACTTCACCGCCCGCGACCACCACCGGTGG
The sequence above is a segment of the Cellulomonas chengniuliangii genome. Coding sequences within it:
- a CDS encoding alpha/beta fold hydrolase, with translation MQTDDEATAATSHTLDVEGAVLHYDVRGAGAGPALFIIGSPMDAQWFGPLASRFSDRTVITYDPRGAARSTRSDPAPESTPEQHGEDLHLVIEAVGAGPVDLFASSGGAVNALALLTAHPEDVVTVVAHEPPLTGVLPDRQAARAAVDAIRSSYAAEGFGPAMARFIALTAWEGELPDEPGPAPDPQAFGLPVEDDGHREDVLLSQNLVTCTSYEPDLDALRAAPAQLVIGVGAGSEGQLAHRAGRAIAALLGVEPVVFPGGHAAFLDASMEGDPDAFATALRAVLSGS
- a CDS encoding dihydrofolate reductase family protein, which gives rise to MGKLIYAANLSLDGFLEDETGSFDWSVPDQDMHAFWNEHERNIGTSLYGRRMYETMRVWETDDWLTDEPPVIREYADIWRDADKIVYSTSLDDVSTARTTLERTFEPEAVRQLKEASGSDLSIGGAAIAAEAFRHGLVDECVLLLLPVVVGGGKPGLPRGSRLDLDLLDHRRFDNGAIYVRYAVRNRA